A region of the Chloroflexota bacterium genome:
CTGGCGAACAAGGAGAGGGAAATGAAACCCTTTGACAGGTGTCCGGTCTGCGGGGGCGAATTGATTGAAAAAGAGGTAGAAAAATTACTCAAGGGCGGCGTGCACACGGCGGTGGTCAAGGTGCGCGCAGAGGTGTGCCTGCGATGCGGCGAACGGCTCTACGACGCGGAGACCGTGCGGCGATTTGAGCAGATCCGACGGAAGTTGGAGAGACAGGAGGTCGCAGACTTTGAGCCGATGGGGCGAGCCTTTCGGGTTTCGTAGGGGCCAGGTCGTGGAATGAGGCCCTGAGGTCTGTGAATGCCCGCGCTTGGCCTGCCATTCCAGGCCA
Encoded here:
- a CDS encoding YgiT-type zinc finger protein, whose translation is MKPFDRCPVCGGELIEKEVEKLLKGGVHTAVVKVRAEVCLRCGERLYDAETVRRFEQIRRKLERQEVADFEPMGRAFRVS